From Echinicola soli, a single genomic window includes:
- a CDS encoding 3-hydroxyacyl-CoA dehydrogenase family protein, protein MLKIAVIGSGTMGNGIAHVFAQHGRQVVLIDTNEKALEKGLSTIGKNLDRQISRGIIQAEEKGVVLANITTHTQLESGVQNADIVVEAATENTQLKLDIFRQLDRHCPKNTILATNTSSISITKIAAATERPEKVIGMHFMNPVPIMQLVEVIKGYKTSEETTHQIMSIAKGLDKLPVEVNDYPGFVANRILMPMINEAIYTLFEGVAGVEEIDTVMKLGMAHPMGPLQLADFIGLDVCLSILNVLYEGLGNPKYAPCPLLVNMVEAGNKGVKSGEGFYIHTQGSKELIVSERFKK, encoded by the coding sequence ATGTTGAAAATAGCAGTAATAGGATCAGGGACCATGGGAAACGGAATCGCCCATGTCTTTGCCCAACATGGTCGTCAGGTAGTTCTTATTGACACCAATGAAAAGGCTTTGGAAAAGGGTTTGTCGACAATTGGTAAAAACCTGGATAGGCAGATCTCCAGAGGGATCATCCAAGCAGAAGAAAAGGGGGTCGTTTTGGCGAATATCACCACCCATACCCAATTGGAAAGCGGAGTGCAAAACGCAGACATCGTGGTAGAAGCCGCTACCGAAAACACCCAACTGAAGCTGGACATTTTCCGACAGCTGGATCGGCACTGTCCAAAAAACACCATTTTGGCCACGAACACTTCCTCCATTTCCATTACCAAAATAGCCGCTGCTACCGAGCGGCCGGAAAAGGTCATTGGGATGCACTTTATGAATCCAGTCCCCATCATGCAGTTGGTAGAAGTCATCAAAGGGTACAAGACCTCTGAAGAAACCACCCATCAGATCATGTCCATAGCGAAAGGATTGGACAAGCTACCAGTAGAGGTCAACGACTACCCTGGTTTCGTCGCCAATCGCATCCTGATGCCCATGATCAATGAAGCCATCTATACCCTGTTTGAAGGAGTGGCTGGGGTAGAAGAAATCGACACCGTCATGAAACTCGGCATGGCACACCCCATGGGGCCGCTACAGCTCGCCGATTTTATTGGTTTGGATGTCTGCCTTTCTATTTTAAATGTACTTTACGAAGGCCTGGGTAATCCCAAATACGCACCTTGCCCCCTGCTGGTCAACATGGTCGAAGCTGGCAATAAAGGCGTCAAATCCGGAGAAGGTTTTTACATCCATACTCAAGGAAGCAAAGAACTGATCGTTTCAGAACGGTTTAAAAAGTAA
- a CDS encoding IS4 family transposase, whose amino-acid sequence MVSYSKGAFSQQRSKLNPKVFTWLNGKQCSFYYNKASHVRRWKGFRLIGIDGSTQQLPYSKELAKGFGQFETRTENGRKVVLARVSQAYDVLNQISIDAKIKHYRTSELSLCESHLPCLGQGDLLIMDRAYAAFWLMSSLVQQQKSFVIRVKANRWKQAKAFLASTQKQQLIEVSPSKEAIYRCKERNISTEALKLRLVRVPIESGEDHILVTNLVDHKKYPVREIRELYRKRWPVEESFKLLKTRAELENLSGKTARAVLQDFNSIILRANLSNILSKTLTKKGVDYCNKKRKNTYQINRTQAYRKTKPILDQLNKGIDKIIGKISDYAFKLLLQLEIVRPNRSVPRIKRYIALDPAIL is encoded by the coding sequence TTGGTCAGCTATTCCAAAGGAGCTTTCAGTCAGCAGCGATCCAAACTAAACCCCAAGGTGTTTACCTGGCTGAATGGAAAACAATGTTCTTTTTATTATAATAAAGCCAGCCATGTCCGTAGATGGAAAGGTTTTCGGCTTATAGGTATTGACGGCAGTACTCAGCAGCTTCCTTACAGTAAAGAACTGGCAAAAGGTTTTGGCCAGTTCGAAACCCGGACTGAAAACGGCAGAAAAGTAGTCCTGGCCCGTGTTTCCCAAGCCTACGATGTACTCAATCAAATCAGCATAGATGCCAAAATCAAGCATTACAGGACAAGTGAACTTTCTCTCTGTGAAAGTCACCTTCCCTGTCTGGGGCAGGGAGACCTGCTTATAATGGATCGGGCCTATGCGGCCTTTTGGCTCATGTCCTCATTGGTTCAGCAACAAAAATCTTTTGTCATCAGGGTAAAGGCAAACAGGTGGAAACAGGCAAAGGCATTTTTAGCATCTACCCAAAAACAGCAGTTAATAGAGGTCTCCCCTTCCAAAGAGGCCATATACAGGTGTAAGGAAAGGAATATTTCTACTGAGGCACTCAAATTAAGACTGGTACGGGTACCGATTGAATCAGGAGAAGACCATATATTGGTAACCAACCTGGTTGACCATAAAAAGTACCCTGTCAGGGAAATCCGTGAGCTTTATAGGAAAAGATGGCCTGTTGAAGAGTCGTTCAAACTACTGAAAACCAGGGCGGAACTTGAAAACCTGAGCGGAAAGACGGCCAGGGCCGTTCTCCAAGATTTTAACAGCATCATTCTCAGGGCCAACTTGAGCAACATCCTCAGTAAAACACTTACCAAAAAAGGGGTTGACTACTGTAACAAAAAACGGAAAAATACTTATCAGATCAACAGAACCCAGGCTTATCGTAAAACCAAACCTATACTTGATCAACTGAACAAAGGGATCGACAAAATCATCGGAAAAATATCCGATTACGCTTTCAAACTATTGCTTCAGCTTGAAATAGTGCGGCCCAACAGGTCAGTTCCAAGAATAAAAAGGTATATAGCGCTAGACCCAGCAATTTTATAA
- a CDS encoding deoxynucleoside kinase, with product MHIAIAGNIGSGKTTLAKKLGKHYGWKIKLEDAEDNPYLEDFYEDMKKWAFHLQIYFLNSRFQQVKEIAKSATSTVQDRTIYEDAHIFAANLHQSGCFEERDYQNYLKLFHSMMEYAAPPDLLIYLRADIPKLVSQIEKRGRDYETTISINYLKNLNKHYENWINHYDKGKLLIIDVNDLDFVSNREDFSFIVNQIDREINGLFS from the coding sequence ATGCACATCGCTATAGCTGGCAATATCGGAAGTGGCAAAACAACCCTTGCTAAAAAACTGGGCAAACATTATGGCTGGAAAATCAAGCTTGAGGATGCTGAAGACAATCCCTATTTGGAGGATTTCTACGAAGACATGAAAAAATGGGCCTTTCACCTACAGATTTATTTTTTAAACAGTCGTTTTCAACAAGTCAAGGAGATCGCAAAGTCCGCAACATCCACTGTTCAGGACAGGACAATCTACGAAGACGCCCACATTTTTGCGGCCAACCTGCACCAATCTGGCTGTTTTGAAGAGCGAGATTACCAAAATTACCTAAAACTCTTCCATTCGATGATGGAATATGCCGCACCGCCAGATCTTTTGATCTACCTGCGCGCCGATATCCCTAAACTGGTAAGCCAGATTGAAAAAAGGGGGCGGGACTACGAAACCACTATCAGCATCAATTATCTCAAAAACCTCAATAAGCACTATGAAAACTGGATCAATCACTACGACAAAGGCAAATTACTGATCATCGATGTCAACGACCTCGACTTTGTGTCCAACAGGGAGGACTTTAGCTTTATCGTCAACCAGATCGACAGGGAAATCAACGGGCTGTTTTCGTAA